A stretch of DNA from Sphingomonas sp. SORGH_AS_0879:
CGCGCCGTGCCAGATGGACGCGCGCATGGCCTGCAACTGTATCTCGCGCCATGCATAGGCGAGTCCGCGCTGGTCCTCGCACCATGCATCGATCGTCGCGCCGAGCAGATGGGCGAGGCCCCACGCATCGCCCGTGGCCGCCGACAGCGCCTGTGCCTGTGTCGCGAACCATTGTGCGGCGCGCGCCATGACGGTGTCGGCGGCACGCAGCATCAGCCCGTCCATGTCGCCGAAATGATGATAGATGGACGACACCGGTATCGCCGCGTCGCGCGCGACACCCCGCGCGGAAATCCCGCTGCTGCCCGCCCGCTCCCATGCGCGCAGGACCGCGCCGACCAACCGGTCGCGGGTGGGTTCGATGTCCGCCATCGCTACCGATTAACCGGGCGGGTCGCCCGTGTCTTCCAAATACATTCGTTCTACAAAATTTTTTCGGGAGCCGGACGATGAACCAAAATTTCCCTTATGCGAACATCTTAACTCCGGTGAACGGGATGATGTGTAATAGAACTGACATCGCATTGACGGCGATGTGAAATACATTCGTTCTAGCGACAGCCCCAACAGTGAACCTTGGGGGTAACAATATGTCGATTTTCCCGTCAGCCACCGTGTCCAGTATCGCGATCGCCGCCGCGACGATCGCTGCTACGCCAGCATCCGCGCAGCAACTTGCGATGCCCGATGCGCGCGCGCCCGAAGCCGCAGTGCCGGTCGAAGACCCGGCGGAAGGGGACGAGATCGTCGTGACCGGCTCGATCGTCGAGGCGCAGCGTTCGTCGGTGTTGCAGAAGCGCATGGCCGACAATCTGGTCGACATCGCCGCCGCCGATGCGGTCGGCCGTTTCCCCGACCAGAACAGCGCCGCCGCGCTCGCCCGTCTCCCCGCCGTCGCCGTGCAGCGCGACCAGGGGCAGGAACGCTATATCCAGGTGCGCGGCGCGCCCAATCGCTGGACCTCGGTCAGCATCGACAATGTGCCGGTCATCGGCGTTGACGAAGGCGGCACCACCCGCGCGTATCGCTTCGACGCGATCCCGGCGGTGCTGCTCAGCGGCCTTGCGATCAACAAGTCGCTGACCTCGAACCTGCAGGCGGAGGCGATCGTCGCCAATATCGACCTGCGCACCTATTCGCCGATGAGCGAGAAGGGCCTGAACGTCCAGGGCGATCTCGGCTATGGCATCATGGCGCTGGGCGGTGGCGAACAGCGGCAAGGGTCGCTGCGCGCAAGCTGGTCGAACGACGTGTTCGGCGTGGTGCTGGGCGGGTCGCATTATCGCCGCCATCAGGTGACCGACAATCGCGAGGTCGGGCTGTACGACGAACCGACCAGTGCCACCGACACCCAATTCGGCCCGACCGAAATCGACATCCGCAGCTATCGCCTGATCCGCGAGAATAACGGTTTGTTCGCCGGCCTCGAATATCAGCCGGTCGAAGGGCAGCGCTTGTGGGCCAAGGCGATCTACACCGATTTCAACGACGACGAACAGCGCAACCAGTATGAATTGCGGCTCGACCGGGCGGCATCGGGCACGCGCAACCTGACCGGGGGCGATCTGGTGCAAGTGCCGGTGCGCGGCACGTTCAACGACGGCCAGTATCGTACCCGCAACTATATCAACACCATCGGCGGCGAGCTGGACGACGGCCACGGGCTGAAGGCTTCGGTGGCGCTCAACTATACCCGGACCGAGAACACGACCTATCTGCCGCTGGTGCAGGCGAGCACGCCGGCCGCCGCCTCACCCTCGCTGACCTATGATTTCCGCGATCCGCGCTTTCCGATCGTGCAGCTCTATGCGACCAATGCCGGCACGGTGCCGACGCGCGGCGCCGCGCTGTCGGGCTTCGACCAGCGCACGCTCGCCGCGCCGATCGCGATCATCGGCCGGCAGGACAGCTTCACCGACAGCTACACCATCAAGTTCGACGTCTCGCAGGAGATGGACGACGTCACCGTGTCGGGCGGCGGCCTCTATACCGACCGGTCGATCAGCGGCTTCACCTTCGCCACCGCCAATATCATCAACCTCGCCAGCTTCCCCGCCGGATCGGGGCTGGGCTTCGACGTCAACCGCTACGTCACCGACCAGCGCTGGGACACGAACTTCCCGCTCGGCTTCACGCTGAACAATATCGACAACCGGGCGATGCGCCGCGATATCGACACCATCGTCGCGCGGCTGCGGACGCTGGGCGTCTATGATCCGGCGCGCGACGTGCCGGTCAGCAACCGCTATGCACTCGGCGAAAAGCTGCTCGCCGGATACGGCATGGCGAAGTTGACGTTCGACGGCGGGCAGGTCGTCGCCGGCCTGCGCGTCGAGCATTTCGACCTCGACAATCGCGGCACCGCGACGCTGGCCGGCGGACGGTTGCAGCCGCTTTCCGCCGGGCAGCGCTATACCGACCTGTTCCCCAGCCTGAACACCCGCTTCGACCTGACCGACCGACTGGTGTTTCGCATCGCCGGACAGCGCGGCATCGCCCGGCCATCCTTTGGCGAGGTGCGCGTGGGTTCCTCGATCGACGACACCGCCTCGCCCGGCCAGATCGGCGGCGGCAACCCGACGCTGCGCCCCGAATATACCTGGGGCATCGACGCCAGCCTCGAATATTATCTGCCGGGCAGCGGCATATTGTCGGTCGCGGGTTTCCACCGCTGGGTCGACAATGTCCTCTACGGCAATACCCAGCGCGTCGGCAGCAATGCGTTCGATGCCGGTGGTATCGACCGTTCGGGCTATCTGCTGTCCTCGACCTTCAACGGCCAGAGCGGCAAGCTCTACGGCGTCGAACTGAACTATCAGCAGCAATTCACCTTTCTGCCCGGCGCACTCGACGGCTTCGGCTTCCAGGGCAATCTGACGCTGATCGACGGCAGCTTCGACACGGCGGAGCGGCAGGACATCCGCTTCCCCGGCACGTCGAACCGCATCGCCAATGCCTCGCTCTACTACGAGAAGTTCGGCCTGTCGGCGCGGGTCAGCTATCAGCATCGCACCCGCTGGCTCGACACGCTGGGCGGCCTGGGACTCGGCGGCGGCAGCGACGAATATCGCGCCGGCTACGACAATGTCGACGTCGCGATCCGTTATGCGGTGACGCCGAACCTGTCGCTCTACGCCGACCTCAATAACCTCACCGACGCGGTCTACTCTGCCTATCAGGGCAATGAAGGCCGACCGACCGAAGTCGAACAGATCGGTCGCCGTTACATGGGCGGCATCCGCTTCAACTTTTGATCCAGACATCGAAGGATACGACATGCGCCATTTCCTCGCGCTGACGGCGTTGCTTGTCGTCACCGTTCCGCCCGCGACGCTTGCCGTTGCGCATCAGGCCACGCCCGCCGTCCAGCACCAGCGCGTGCTGCCGCTGGAAGGCGGTCAGAATTTCCGCGACCTCGGCGGCTATCGCACCCGTGACGGGCGGCAGGTAAAATGGGGGCTGCTCTATCGCTCGGGGGCAATGAACAACCTGACCGATCGCGATTTCCGGGAACTCGAAGCACGCGGCATCCGCACCGTCTGCGACTTTCGCTCGACCCGCGAACGCAACAGCGCGCCCGTCCGTTGGCCCGGCAATGCCCGGCCGGCGATCTTCGCAGACGATTACAGCATGGACCGCGACTTCGCCGGACTGATGCGCCCGAACCTGACCGTCGAACAGGCAACAGAAGCGATGACCGCCGCCTATACCCAGATGCCGCTGCGCTTCGCCAGCCAGTATCGCCGGATGTTCGGTGAGTTGGTTGCCGGGCGCGTGCCGCTCGCCTTCAACTGCTCGGCGGGCAAGGACCGCACCGGCATCGCCGCGGCGCTGGTGCTGACCGTGCTGGGAGTGCCGCAGGCGACGGTGATGAAGGACTATCTGCTGTCGAACCGCTATTACGACCCGCGCAAGGGTGCCAGCGGCACCGCCGCCGACGATCAGACCGCCGCGTTCATGAGGCGCCTGGCACCCGATGCGTTGAAGGCGCTGATGGGCGTCGATCGCCGCTATCTCGATGCCGCGTTCGCGACGATGCGCGCGCAGCCCGGCGGGTTCGACGGCTATCTGCGCAACCAGCTCGGCCTCGACCCCGCCGCGATCAGGACGTTGCGCACCCGCTTCCTGACCCGCGCCTGACCCGCGTAACACCGCCGTCATGCGGATGGCGCATGGCGGCGGTGTGGAGCAATGCCCGCCCCCCGACGCCGCAGAACCTGGCACCGCGACCCTGCTCGCCTTTTCCGCGCCGATGCTGGTGATCGTCGGCGTAGAACTGGCATGGCGGGTCTATTTGCCCGCGCACCTGTCCGGCACGTTCGGCCTGTCGCTGGCGGCGATCGGCACATTGCTGCTCGCCGCGCGGTTGTTCGACATGGCCGCCGACCCGGTGGTCGCCTGGGCAAGCGACCGCTTCGCCACCCGCTGGGGCCATCGCCGGCCGTGGCTGGTGGCGTCGCTGCCCCCGCTGCTACTGGGAATCGCCGGCCTGTTCTTCGCCGGTCCCTCTGTTGGGATCGCGGCCGTCGTCGTCGCCGGCCTCGCGCTGCATCTCGGCTATACGCTGCTCGCGACGCCGCATGGCGGCTGGGCGCTGGAAATGGCCGGCAGCCCTCGCGGGCGGATGCGGGTGATGACCGCAAGGACATGGGTCGCGCTCGCTGGCGTCGTCATGCTGCTGATCGCGCCGAGCGTGCTGGAACGCGCGCTGGATGCCGACCGGGCGGCGCAGGTCGCGGCGCTGGGCTGGACCATGCTGGTCCTCACCCCGCTCACCATCGTCCTCGCGCTCCGATCCGTCACCGAGCCGCCGCCCGTTCCCTGCACACCCTCGACGCGCCGGACGCCTTGGCGTACCTTTGCCGCGGTGCTCGCGATGCCGACGCTGTGGCCGATCCTGCTGCTCTACCTGCTGGCCGGCCTTGCCGAGGCGGGCAGTGCCGCGATCTTCCTGCTCCTCGTCGATCGCGCGCTCGACCTGCCCGGCTGGGGCAGCAGCCTGTTGCTGGTACAGGCGATCGCCACGCTGGTCGCGCTCCCGCTGTGGGGCCGGATCGGAAAGGCGATCGGCGGCCGGTCGCTGTTGACGCTCTTCTATGGCTGGCAAATGCTGACCCTTCCGGTGGCGCTCGTGCTGCCCGGCGGTTCGATCGTCGCCGCGACGGTGTTCATGCTCGCGCGCGGGGCGATGGGCGGCGTCGACTTCATGGCGCTGCGGGCGATGGTCGCCGACAACGCCGGCACCGCGCGCGAACGCGGCATGCCATCGGGCGCGATCTGCTATTCGGTCAGCAACATGACGCTCCGGCTGGGCATGGGGGTCGGGCCGCTGCTGGTCTTCGCGTCATTGGCGTCGGCCGGCATCACCGATGTCGCCGCACCGATCGACCTGCCGACCGACAGCCAGGCCGCGTTGCGCTTGATATACGTCGCACCGCTGTTCCTGTCGGCGCTGTTCGGCATGATCTTTGCGCTACGACATCGTGGATTCTCCAGCCACACAGTTGGCGAGGGAGGCGTCGAGCGGGAGGAAGGTGATTTGGAGATGTTCGTCACACGCGCTGGCGAAGCCGAGCACATAAATGCCCAGTCGGAGCGAGATGAGCCCGACGAGCGCCGCTAGGAACCGGTTGGCCATGCGGTTGCGCTGGACGCCCACAAGCAGCCCTGCCGTCACCGCGCCGTTGGCGGCCAATATTGTCAGTGTCCAGTTGAGCGTCCCCACCGGTCCAGCGGGCCACCTGTGAGGACCCGGGCCCAGCACCGCAATTCTCGTTGGGATCGACAAACGGGACACCCTGAGCCTTCCCAAAAACCCGCCGCCGGGTGTGTGGCGAGACACCTGATCCAAGAATGAGTGAGCGAGACTAGCGCTACGCTGTATATCCGTTATGCTGGATATATGGAAAAAGATTCGGCTATCGCTGTGTTTGGTGCGCTGGCGCAGGGAACGCGCCTGAATGTGTTCCGTCTGCTAGTTCGCCACGAACCTGCTGGGATGGCGGCCGGCGAAATCGCGCGCCAGCTCGACGTGCCGCAAAACACCATGTCGGCGCACCTCGCCATTCTCGCACGCGCCGGTCTGGTCCGCTCCGAACGCCATAGCCGGTCGATCATCTATCGCGCCGATCTGGACGGCCTGCGCGCGCTGACGCTGTTCCTCGTCAAGGACTGTTGCGCGGGCAACGCGGAGTTGTGCGCGCCGCTCATCGCCGAACTCGCCCCCTGCTGCTGAAAGGACGCCCCGTGGCCGTCGATATCGTCATCTATCACAACCCCGCGTGCGGCACGTCCCGCAACACGCTCGCCATGATCCGCAATGCCGGCATCGAGCCGCATGTGGTGGAGTATCTGAAAACCCCGCCCGCACGCGCACTGCTGGTCGAGCTGATCGACCGCGCCGGCATGACGCCCCGCGAGCTGCTGCGCGAGAAGGGGACGCCCTATGCGGAGCTGAGCCTGGGTGACACGTCGCTGTCCGACGACGCGCTGCTCGATGCGATGATGGCACATCCGATCCTCATCAACCGCCCGCTGGTCGTCTCGCCGCTCGGCGTGAAGCTGTGCCGCCCGTCCGAAGCCGTCCTCGATCTGCTGCCGAGCGGCCAGCTCGCCGCGTTCGCCAAGGAAGACGGCGAACAGGTGGTCGATGCGTCGGGTCAGCGCGTCGTCTGATGCTGCTTGCCGTCCTGATCTTCGTCGCGACGATCGCGCTCGTCATCTGGCAACCCAAAGGCCTCGGCATCGGGTGGAGCGCGATGGGCGGGGCGGTCGTGGCGCTGCTCGCGGGCGTCGTCACCCTGTCCGACGTGCCGGTGGTATGGGGGATCGTCTGGAACGCGACGGCCGCGTTCGTCGCGATCATCGTCATCAGCCTGTTGCTCGATAAAGCCGGGTTCTTCGAGTGGGCGGCGCTGCATGTCGCTCGCTGGGGCGGAGGGCATGGCCGCCGGCTGTTCGTCCTGATCGTGCTGCTCGGCGCAGGCGTGTCAGCGCTGTTCGCCAATGATGGCGCGGCGCTGATCCTGACGCCGATCGTCATCGCCATGCTGCGGGCGCTGGGGTTCAAGGACAAGGCGACGCTGGCGTTCGTCATGGCGGCGGGGTTCATCGCTGACACCGCCAGCCTGCCGCTGGTCGTCTCCAACCTCGTCAACATCGTGTCGGCCGACTTCTTCAAAATCGGGTTCGGCAACTATGCGGCGGTGATGGTGCCGGTCGACCTGATGTCGATCGCCGCCACGCTGGGCGCGCTGCTGCTCTTCTTCCGACGCGACATACCGCAGGAATACGATGTGGCTGCGCTCCGCGCGCCCGATGCCGCGATCCGTGACGCCGCGACCTTCCGCGCCGGATGGATCGTCCTTGCGCTCCTGCTCGCCGGTTTCTTCCTGCTCGAACCGCTCGGCGTGCCGGTCAGCGCCGTCGCCGCTGCCGGCGCGATCCTGCTGCTGGTGATCGCCGGGCAGGGTCATGTGATCGAGACGCGCAAGGTGCTGCGCGGCGCGCCGTGGCAGGTCGTGATCTTCTCGCTCGGCATGTACCTGGTCGTCTATGGCCTGCGGAACGCAGGGTTGACCGACCATCTGGCGGCGCTGCTCGATCGCACCGCGCAAGGCGGGGTGTGGGGTGCGGCGCTGGGAACGGGCGTGATCGCTGCCGTCCTCTCTTCGGTGATGAACAACATGCCGACCGTGCTGGTGGGCGCGCTGTCGATCGACGCCACCCACGCGACCGGGGCTATCAGGGAAGCGATGATCTACGCCAATGTCATCGGCTGCGATCTTGGCCCCAAGCTGACCCCGATCGGCTCGCTCGCGACGCTGCTGTGGCTGCACGTCCTGGGACAGAAGGGCGTCAGGATCGGATGGGGCTATTATTTCCGCGTCGGGGTCACACTGACGGTGCCTGTCCTGCTCATCACGCTGGCGGCGCTCGCGCTGCGGATTGGAATTGCCTGATGCCGCTGCGCGACCTTGCCGATCCCGACCATCTGCCGGCACTCGATCGGCGTTACGCGCTCGATCGCCTGGCCTTCGGGCTGGGCGCTGGTGATCCGCCACCCCGCATCCTCCTGCTCTACGGATCGCTTCGCGAGTGATCCTATTCGCGCTTGTGCGTTGAGGAGGCGGCGCGCCTGCTCCGCTTCTTCGGCTGTGAAACACGCATTTTCGATCCCGCTACGCTGCCGCTCCCGGACCAGCACGCCGGCGACGATCATCCGGCCGTCCACGAACTGCGCGAGCTGTCGATGTGGTCGGAGGGGCAGGTGTGGTGCAGCCCCGAGCGCCACGGCCAGATTACCGGCATCATGAAGCTGCAAATCGACCATCTGCCACTCAACATGGGCGGGATGCGCCCGACGCAGGGCCGCACCCTCGCGGTCATGCAGGTGTCGGCCGGATCGCAGTCTTTCAACAGCGTCAACACGCTGCGCGTGCTTGGCCGCTGGATGCGGATGGTGACGATCCCCAACCAGTCGTCGGTCGCCAAGGCGTTCGCCGAGTTCGATGATGCCGGGCGGATGAAGCCGTCGAGCTATTACGACCGGATCGTGGACATGATGGAAGAGCTGGTGCGCTTCACCGTCCTGCTGCGCCCTCATACTGCACAACTGGTCGATCGCTATTCCGAACGAAAGGAAGCCGGCGTGCCGATCAAAACCGCCACGGACCTATCCAGCATCGCGACCTCGCCGCAATCCTGACGGCTTTCCCGATTGGGAACGGCGAGCGAGACGACCGCGGCATTCCCCATCGGGGTCGCATAGTGGGAAAGCCGCGGTCCACGCTCGCATCGGCAGTCGGACCGGTATGTGTTATCGCAAGGCTATGCACGGTAGCGCCAGATATGTCGTTGAGCTTCGGCCGGAGCCTGAGTTTGCCAACCGCTGGGGGGTGCGCTCTGTCATTGATGGTAGGTGGCTCCCTGTCGTGTACCCCACCGAGAAAGAAGCCAAGGAAGCCCTGAAGGTGATCGGTTGATCCCTATTGGGATCGTAAAGCGGGATCACCATCCGGCATCACTGCCTGCGATCATCGTCATCCGAGGGATGCGTGCGGAGCAATTTCCATATGCCTGCACGACCTCCACGGTGATCGATGCCTGGGCCAACGGCCAGATTGCCCGGACAGTCTCATCGGCACGGCGAATGGTCGCGCGGCCGTTCAGCCGCACCCGACGTTGCCGTTCGAAATCCATGAACAGCATCCCGATGCCCGGATTGACACGCAGATTGCCAAGGCTGTTGTAGAGGCCATTGCCGGGGAAGTCGGGGAACACAACTTCCCGTTCGTTCATGACCTTCAGCGCTGGCAGGGCGGTCCCGTCGGCGCGATATTCCCGCCCCCGAAAGCTGCAATCGCACATACCGTCGGCATCGGCGGTGCCGATGAAGAAGAAGGGCTGCGCCTCGATAAAGCGGGCAAAGGCAGGAGAAAGCACAGGTCGCATCATCCCGGCGAGGCTGCGGGCATCCCATTGATAGCTGCTTGGGAAACTTGCGCGCATCTCCAGCTCGCCGACGTGCCCCAGCCCAGAGGCATCAATGTCAGGGCGTTCAGCGCTCGGCATGGTCGTAATCCTTGATTATGAACGTCCAAACGCATAAACAAACGACCGTTCGTTTTCAATAGAGGGCTTATGACCAAGACCAGCAGGGCCGCGATAGTCGACGCAGCGGTACAGCTCATCCGCGAGCGCGGCTTCGCCGGCATGTCGATGCAGGAACTCGCCGATCGCGTCGGCCTCCTGAAAGGTAGTTTATATAGCCACTTTCCCAGCAAAGCGGCGCTGGTGCCGGAGGTGCTTGCCAAGGTCGAGGCCGAACTGTTGCAACCGGAAGAGGATGGCGACTGGCTGGGCAATTATGAAAGAAACGTTCGTGCGCTTGCCCAGCATCTGATCCAGAACGACAAATGCCTTGGCTTTCAACTCCTCTACGGCCTTGCCGAGAAGGACGGCGAACTGCGTAAGTCGGTCGGCGCATTCTTCAGGAATATCGAGTCCCGCCTCACCGCAAACTTGGCACGTGGGATGGAGCAGGAAACTGCCGAATACCTTGCGCGCGACACTTTGACGTGGATCGAGGGATGCACATTATGGACGGCGCTCGATGGCGACCCGATCCCGATGCGGAGCGCGTTGGAGGCGCTGATTGCCCGCGCCGAAACATATGGGCAGCCGATCGAAGCGCCAACGGTTCGCGACCTACTGGATCGAACGATGGGAGACTGGCGACGCGCCAGCCAAGCGGAACGCCGCCTCGCGGAACGCGTTGTGACCTTGGAAGCCGACTATACCAACATCCAAGCGGCGTTTGCTGGGCATGTGGAAGCCGAGAGCTGCTTTCGATAATTGGTGACCAAAGGCCGTTCTCGACAACGAACGGGTCGCGAGACGGCGCAGGCGTTCTCGAAATCGATCGAAAAAAGAGAACTAAAAGGCATTCTTGAAATCATATCGGCAAGCGTTTTGGGAAAGCTCACGCATCCTTCAACAATGTCGGCGGATAAGATATCAGCATGGGTCGATCACCAAGCGGGGCTTGGTCGGCAGGGCTTGGGACTGCTGCCGGAGCAGATTTTTATTTACGCACCTGACAGGCATGTCGCCGACAGCGGGAACGGGATCGTAGGTGCCCAACGAACCGTGCGCATCTGCTGACTTGGGTCTGAGAGGGCTGTATGCAGGTCCGGTGAGCCCTTCCCCCATCGAAATCCACCGGACACGCCAGCCTTTTGCGGACGACCTCCCGTCGGCGAAACAGGCGCACATAACAGGCCGGGCATAAGCGCTCCGATGGCGAGGCAACTGGATGATCCGCGCGAGCTGTTGATCGATGCAACCATTGCACTGGTTGCCGAGAACGGACTTGCCGCCTTTTCGCTGCGCACGGTAAGCGCGGCGATCGGGCGAAGCACGGGGGTGGTCTTCCATCATTTCGGCGGCAAGGACGGGTTGCTCGCCGCCGCAGCCGAGGTAGCGCTCGGGCGCGATACGGCATTCCACACCGTCATGTTTGAAGACTTCGACGGCATCTGTAGCGATGCGTCGATCACCGCCGATGTCGTGTCACACTATGTCGCGGCGCGCACGGCCAGCGCGGACCCCGTAATCCGCTTCTGGTGGGAACTGACCTTCCATACCGACAGGTGGCCGGGTGCTGGCGCAAGCCGTCTGCGGCACCATGCGATGCAGGTCGATTTCTGGCAGCGAGTGTTAGTACCGCTGGGCGCGCGCACTGATCTTGCCGCGTGCATCACCGATCTCGTGTCGATGGAATCCATCTTTGCGTCGGTCCTGCATCGTGAACCCTCTTACGATCTCCTGATGCGCGAGACGATCCGACAGGTGGTGGGACACCGCGGTCGGACGCCAGACAGTGTCGCGCACCGGCTGTCGTTGTCGGCACCGCCGGCGGCACCGCGCATCTCCATCGGCGAGGGGATGGCAGCGCAACTTGTCGAGAGCGCCGCGCGACAGATATCGTTGTACGGCGTCGGCGCATTAAACCATCGCCGGCTGACGGCGATCGCCGGAGCCTCGTCATCAATGATTGTCTATCATTTCGGCAATACCGAACGCTTTGCCGAACAGGCCATTTGGGCGGCGCTGTTGCAGAAGCTACCATCGACGCTCGATTACGAGGCGGCGGTCGTCGGTGAGCGTCAGGACCCTGCAAAATGGTCCACCGGCTTGCTGCGGATGCTGGGGATCGGCAACGCCGACGCCTTCTATGTCGGCTATGCCCGCATCGTCGGGCAGACCTGCTTGCTCGCGCGAAACAACCCGGCGTTCGTGCCGCTGGTGCGGCATCTGCGGATACTGGAAGGCGCCGGCATCCACCATGCGAGCCGGACGGAATGGCCCGCCTCATTCGAACTGACACGGGCGCAGGCGGCGGCGTTCGCTATCTGGATCAAAGGCTTTGCATTGAGCGAAGCCCCGGTGATCGGCGAGGCGGCTGCCCGCCAGCGCCTGACGGATGTCATCGATATCCTCACGGCAAGCCTGTAGGGTACATCGAACGGGCGTTACGCTGTTTGGATGGATAGAACTGCTGCTGCCCGCCAATGAGCGATCATCAATCGAATCGCCGTCATAAAACTGTTGCGGATCGTCGGTAGTGCCACTGCCAACAACAAAACAACCGTTACGTCCGAGGCTATCAATCGCAACCGCGCGCTGAACGCCCGCGGTTGCGATCGCCAGCTCTCGCGTGCGGTAAAAGGGGCGCTTCGATCATGCAGATACTCTCCTCCCGCCGGTTCCGGCATTCGACCGTCGCGTGCGGTGCGCTGGCCGCGGCGCTTCTGGCCAGTCCGGCTTTCGCCCAGTCGACACCGCCGGCCGCGAGCGCCGACGTCCCGACCGGGGATGATGCGGAGATCGTCGTAACGGCGCAGAAGCGCACGCAGACGCTGCTTCAGGTCCCCTCGGCGGTACTTGCGATCAGCGGCGACCGGTTGCGTGAAACCGGCACCACGAACTTCCTGCAACTGACCCAGCAGACACCCGGCGTCATCGCCTCGAACCAGTTGGTCGGTGGCCGGACCATCCAGACCTTTACCATTCGTGGCATCGGCTATGATGATTTCCGCCCCAATGGCAGTCCCTCGGCCGCCGTGCATTTCGACGGCGTCTATCAGGGATCGTCAGCGCTGATCGGTGGCCAGATGTTCGACGTGGCACGGGTCGAGATCCTGAAGGGGCCGCAGGGAACACTTTATGGCCGCAACACCACCGCCGGCGCGGTCAACGTGATCTCGCAGAAGCCCGGGACCACGTCCGAAGGCTATGCGATGCTTGACTATGCGCGTTTCGGTAGCGTCCGCGCAGAAGGCGCAGTCAACGTACCGGTCAACGATGCCGTCGCGGTTCGCGTTTCGGGCGTCTACGACCGGACCGACGGTTTCCTGACCAATGTCGGGTCAGGCCGGTTCGGCGGCAGCACGCCCAATCCTGCGATCCCGGCCAACGGCAACCCGGCGCGCGACGACCAGGCAGCGGGATCGACCTTCTACGCCGGACGCGCGCTGGTATCGGTGCAAGCCGGTACTGGCACGGCGTTGCTGCTGAACCTGCACGGCTTCGACGAAACGGGCGGTCAGGCGCAAGCCGAGCGGACGCTGGCGACCGGGACCTATGCCGCCAATGCACCCTATACCTTCGACGCCAACGTCGTCCCGCGGCTTTCCAAGCAGAATTACGGCGGGTCGCTGACGCTGACGCAGGATGTGGGCGACACGGTGGAGATGACCGTAGTCGGCGGCTACGAACATTTGAAGCAGCGCTACACCTGGAACGACGGACAGCCGATCCGGCAGTTCGACATTGCCTATCGCGACCGTCTGGAACAGGGATCGGTCGAGGCGCGGTTGCAGAACCGCGTCGGGACCACGTTCGACTGGGTCGTTGGCGGGGCCTATTTCCGCGACGATACCACCCTCGACAGTACGCTTGATAGTTCGGACGTGTTTCGCACCGTGTTCGACGCGGCCTATCGTCAGAAACGCAGCAGTTGGGCAGTGTTCGGCGATGGCACCTATCATCTGAACGATGCGCTCAAACTGGGGATCGGTTTGCGGTACACGCGCGAGAACAGCCGCTTCCTCGGTGCCACCGTGGATGCCAACCCCTATGGAACGTCCGTGGCCGGAGCAGCGCTGCCGGGTATTCCCGTCGCCTTCGACAACCGGTTCGAGGACGGACGCCTGTCGGGCAAAAGCTC
This window harbors:
- a CDS encoding arsenic transporter, producing the protein MLLAVLIFVATIALVIWQPKGLGIGWSAMGGAVVALLAGVVTLSDVPVVWGIVWNATAAFVAIIVISLLLDKAGFFEWAALHVARWGGGHGRRLFVLIVLLGAGVSALFANDGAALILTPIVIAMLRALGFKDKATLAFVMAAGFIADTASLPLVVSNLVNIVSADFFKIGFGNYAAVMVPVDLMSIAATLGALLLFFRRDIPQEYDVAALRAPDAAIRDAATFRAGWIVLALLLAGFFLLEPLGVPVSAVAAAGAILLLVIAGQGHVIETRKVLRGAPWQVVIFSLGMYLVVYGLRNAGLTDHLAALLDRTAQGGVWGAALGTGVIAAVLSSVMNNMPTVLVGALSIDATHATGAIREAMIYANVIGCDLGPKLTPIGSLATLLWLHVLGQKGVRIGWGYYFRVGVTLTVPVLLITLAALALRIGIA
- a CDS encoding pyridoxamine 5'-phosphate oxidase family protein, with product MPSAERPDIDASGLGHVGELEMRASFPSSYQWDARSLAGMMRPVLSPAFARFIEAQPFFFIGTADADGMCDCSFRGREYRADGTALPALKVMNEREVVFPDFPGNGLYNSLGNLRVNPGIGMLFMDFERQRRVRLNGRATIRRADETVRAIWPLAQASITVEVVQAYGNCSARIPRMTMIAGSDAGW
- a CDS encoding TetR/AcrR family transcriptional regulator; the encoded protein is MTKTSRAAIVDAAVQLIRERGFAGMSMQELADRVGLLKGSLYSHFPSKAALVPEVLAKVEAELLQPEEDGDWLGNYERNVRALAQHLIQNDKCLGFQLLYGLAEKDGELRKSVGAFFRNIESRLTANLARGMEQETAEYLARDTLTWIEGCTLWTALDGDPIPMRSALEALIARAETYGQPIEAPTVRDLLDRTMGDWRRASQAERRLAERVVTLEADYTNIQAAFAGHVEAESCFR
- a CDS encoding TetR/AcrR family transcriptional regulator — translated: MARQLDDPRELLIDATIALVAENGLAAFSLRTVSAAIGRSTGVVFHHFGGKDGLLAAAAEVALGRDTAFHTVMFEDFDGICSDASITADVVSHYVAARTASADPVIRFWWELTFHTDRWPGAGASRLRHHAMQVDFWQRVLVPLGARTDLAACITDLVSMESIFASVLHREPSYDLLMRETIRQVVGHRGRTPDSVAHRLSLSAPPAAPRISIGEGMAAQLVESAARQISLYGVGALNHRRLTAIAGASSSMIVYHFGNTERFAEQAIWAALLQKLPSTLDYEAAVVGERQDPAKWSTGLLRMLGIGNADAFYVGYARIVGQTCLLARNNPAFVPLVRHLRILEGAGIHHASRTEWPASFELTRAQAAAFAIWIKGFALSEAPVIGEAAARQRLTDVIDILTASL
- a CDS encoding TonB-dependent receptor, giving the protein MQILSSRRFRHSTVACGALAAALLASPAFAQSTPPAASADVPTGDDAEIVVTAQKRTQTLLQVPSAVLAISGDRLRETGTTNFLQLTQQTPGVIASNQLVGGRTIQTFTIRGIGYDDFRPNGSPSAAVHFDGVYQGSSALIGGQMFDVARVEILKGPQGTLYGRNTTAGAVNVISQKPGTTSEGYAMLDYARFGSVRAEGAVNVPVNDAVAVRVSGVYDRTDGFLTNVGSGRFGGSTPNPAIPANGNPARDDQAAGSTFYAGRALVSVQAGTGTALLLNLHGFDETGGQAQAERTLATGTYAANAPYTFDANVVPRLSKQNYGGSLTLTQDVGDTVEMTVVGGYEHLKQRYTWNDGQPIRQFDIAYRDRLEQGSVEARLQNRVGTTFDWVVGGAYFRDDTTLDSTLDSSDVFRTVFDAAYRQKRSSWAVFGDGTYHLNDALKLGIGLRYTRENSRFLGATVDANPYGTSVAGAALPGIPVAFDNRFEDGRLSGKSSLSYSLSHNAEVYASLGRGFKAGGFDGSTIFSAPEALPFRSENVWAYEGGVKFLPRGGPMQIEASGYYYDYTDLQANSTLEPTPGVFTNIRTNVGKATVYGGELSMTARPVTGLELRLGAALLHSKVTEIRSANAAEAARRLGNPLPNAPAMTLNGSVRYEIPLGERLTLTPLVTGRFVSKYFTELDNYHAIGDYFIGDARIELNVDRRWSIAGYVRNFSDTLYENGAAAASRTVFNVFRGAPRTYGLSLGARF